Proteins found in one Takifugu rubripes chromosome 17, fTakRub1.2, whole genome shotgun sequence genomic segment:
- the nomo gene encoding nodal modulator 1: MEVDSVFYTDRNSPVTSNPLLDQLPSYQSLLYRRKPSAGGSKRRHSSRGRLGSSGSGKWVPNTISRQEEKQKLEVKPIRELAKPMAEKRSDNTRRLAETQELSSWSQFRRSARRFLRRFKEDGGEWLDSVKLWRSDIHLIEGMFGTGIQSYFSFLRFLVMLNLIIFLLMFSFVMLPIIAAPHATGNISYNQNDGSACSVYPSSARRGLVIFHEHIADLLSGGGFLEQTYLFYGYYRADKIVFPNATYNLALAYLLVTVAYLFLSLIWIVKRSATGFKRNLVQDADRFQSFCNKIFAGWDFCITNENAAKLKRSSLLYELRTDLEEERIKQKIADRTRKEKCRIYLIRLLLNLFVIAVLAACFYSIYMATIFSQQEQMNNIKENFLVDLIYEYLPSIVITMANFITPLLFSVIISFEDYSPAFEIRFTLMRCVFMRLTSIGVLLFSLWSQITKCKEESCICGYNHLLYSCWETRVGQEMYKLTIFDFIIIAAATIFVEFPRKLIVRHCDCGLAKWWGQQEFAIPQNVLEIVYGQTICWIGTFYSPMLPAICTIKYFFIFYIKKVSLINNCRPATRPFRASSSHFFFLGVLLIGLALACLPVIVSVAHLNCSQACGPFVNYTTSWEVLPTTVSELPKGLQSLLNALSSEAFAVSFFVVTCLAMFYVIALAGAHKRVINQLREQLVMEGRDKRFLIQKLCQAQKVAAVRSPVSNPRSSSSSSSYHTSFSNNFNERLFLAHPTPDSATHRLSWCGTGGSVLLLGSATDQSAKMLRITIRADFGALWVLLCITYSQFMTASSDDIVVACGGFVKSDVEINYSLIEIKLYTKQGSLKYQTDCAPINGYFMIPIYDKGDFLLKIEPPLGWSFEPTSVDLHVDGVSDICTKEEDINFVFTGFSVTGTVLSKGHLLGPAGVEVLLTRAGTEEKLQSVVTQSGGKYTFVQVLPGNYDITAAHPSWTLEKSATSVYVSNANAPAADHLVVGGYDVTGEVRSDGEPMKEVTFLLYSATVKKEDVSGCNASPVERADSGDSSLSYICSALSQDDGTFAFPSLASGEYTVVPFYRGERITFDVAPSRMDFKVEHNSLKLEPIFRVMGFSVTGRVLHGPEGEGVPDASVSINNQIKVTTREDGSFRLENMTAGTYTIRVNKELMFFEPITVKIAPSTPQLPDIITAGFSVCGQISLSRLPEGMKQQGRYKVTLKHQDQDKTSRKTVESDPQGVFCFQAKPGDYSVHVSLPESEMKAGLALQPQELQVSLVDRPLTDLLFTQFMASVSGKVHCLASCDDLSVTLQPVSRQGERRSVTLPGSGDTLSFSFDNVLPGKYKVSISHEEWCWKHKSVEVDVLDADVLGVEFRQIGYILRCSLSHAITLEFFQDGSKPENVGVYNLSKGVNRFCLSKPGVYKVTPRSCHQFEQDFYTYDTSAPSILTLTAVRHHMTGIITTDKRLDVTITIKSSIESEPALVLGPLRSLEEQRHEQQLHEIDMRRQERERRAAEEDGGARDDGPPIQEKADELTGPFHYDFSHWARAGEKITVTPSSKELLFYPPEVEATITGESCPGRLVEIVGRAGLFLAGKVTPELQGVEISISERGSSTPLITVATNELGAYSVGPLHSDRQYDIGASKEGFVLSPVEGTQGDFKAFALAGVTFMIKSEDGVPLAGVLLSLSGAQFRSNLLTQDTGLLTFNNLSPGQYYFKPMMKEFRFEPASQMITVEEGQSLSIDVTGIKTAYSCYGAVQSLSGDAERDVAVEAVGQDECSLYSEDTVTDEEGRFRLRGLLPGCKYLVQLRAEGNDHIERALPQHRSVEVGSSDIEGVNIIAFRQISQFDLSGNVHTSPEYLPTLSVKLYRSDNPDNPIHSVSLGQSLFFHFPPLDRDGETFVLMLYSTLSRTQYDFTLPQVTFTSSGYHKHITLTFNPTRKVPDQDVAQGSYIALPLTLLLLLAAYNHEKVIPLLLQAASRIQGVRTMAQASGDGAALEDAKRQAKRQKARRT, from the exons ATGGAGGTCGACTCAG TCTTCTACACTGATCGGAACAGCCCAGTCACCAGTAATCCATTGTTGGACCAGCTGCCCAGTTACCAGTCGCTGCTGTACCGCAGGAAGCCATCGGCTGGAGGCAGCAAGCGaagacacagcagcagaggacgTCTTGGCTCGTCTGGTAGTGGAAAATGGGTCCCGAATACCATCAGCAGAcaagaggagaaacagaagcTGGAGGTGAAACCCATACGTGAGCTCGCCAAGCCAATGGCCGAAAAGCGCAGCGACAA TACACGGCGCTTGGCTGAAACTCAAGAGCTCAGCAGTTGGAGCCAGTTCAGGCGAAGCGCCCGCAGGTTTCTGAGGAGGTTCAAGGAAGATGGTGGAGAATGGCTGGACTCAGTGAAGCTCTGGAGGAGCGACATCCACCTGATAGAGG GGATGTTCGGCACGGGGATCCAGTCGTACTTCTCCTTCCTGCGCTTCTTGGTCATGCTAAACTTGATCATCTTCCTGCTCATGTTCAGCTTCGTCATGCTGCCCATCATAGCTGCCCCGCACGCCACGGGAAACATCAGCTACAATCAAAATGATG GAAGCGCGTGCAGCGTGTATCCCAGCAGTGCTCGCCGAGGTTTGGTCATCTTCCATGAGCACATTGCAGACCTGCTGTCCGGTGGG GGCTTCCTGGAGCAGACCTATCTCTTCTACGGCTACTACAGAGCTGACAAAATCGTCTTTCCGAACGCCACCTACAATCTGGCGCTGGCGTACCTCCTGGTGACTGTGGCCTATCTGTTCCTCAGTCTCATTTGGATCGTGAAAAG GTCGGCCACGGGATTCAAGCGTAACCTGGTTCAGGATGCGGATCGCTTCCAGAGCTTTTGCAACAAGATCTTTGCTGGCTGGGATTTCTGCATCACCAACGAGAACGCCGCCAAGCTGAAGAGGAGCAGTTTGCTGTATGAGCTCAGG ACGGatttggaggaggagaggatcaAGCAGAAAATAGCAGATCGCACTCGCAAAGAGAAATGTCGGATTTACCTCATCCGCCTCCTCCTTAACCTCTTTGTCATCGCTGTTCTGGCTGCTTGCTTCTACAGCATTTATATGGCCACCATCTTCTCCCAGCAGGAACAGATGAATAACATAAAG GAGAACTTCTTGGTGGATCTCATCTATGAGTACCTCCCTTCAATTGTTATCACCATGGCCAACTTCATCAcgcccctcctcttctctgtgaTTATCAGCTTTGAGGACTACTCCCCAGCCTTTGAGATCCGCTTCACCCTCATGAG GTGCGTGTTCATGCGGTTGACCAGCATTGGggttctgctcttctctctctggTCCCAGATCACCAAATGTAAAGAGGAATCCTGCATCTGCGGTTACAACCACCTTCTTTACTCT TGTTGGGAGACCCGCGTGGGCCAGGAGATGTACAAGCTCACCATCTTTGACTTCATCATAATTGCTGCCGCCACCATCTTTGTAGAATTTCCCAGAAA GCTGATCGTGCGGCACTGTGACTGTGGGCTGGCCAAGTGGTGGGGACAGCAGGAGTTCGCCATTCCTCAGAACGTGCTGGAGATTGTCTACGGTCAGACGATTTGCTGGATCGGTACTTTTTACAGTCCGATGCTGCCTGCCATCTGCACCATTAAATACTTTTTTATCTTCTATATAAAGAAG GTTTCACTGATAAACAACTGTCGTCCTGCCACGCGTCCCTTCCGAGCCTCCAGTtcccacttcttcttcttgggcGTGTTGCTGATCGGACTTGCCCTGGCCTGCCTACCGGTCATTGTCAGCGTAGCTCA TCTCAACTGCTCTCAGGCATGTGGACCATTTGTAAACTACACCACTTCATGGGAGGTGCTGCCCACTACAGTATCGGAGTTACCTAAGGGACTCCAATCACTCCTCAACGCTCTCTCATCGGAGGCTTTCGCTGTCTCCTTCTTTGTTGTTACATG TTTGGCCATGTTTTATGTCATCGCGCTGGCCGGGGCTCATAAGAGAGTTATTAACCAGCTGAGGGAGCAGCTCGTCATG GAGGGCCGTGACAAGCGTTTCCTCATCCAGAAGCTGTGCCAGGCGCAGAAGGTCGCCGCTGTCAGGTCTCCGGTGTCGAAcccacgcagcagcagcagcagctccagctatCACACCAGCTTTTCCAACAATTTCAACGAACGTTTGTTCCTGGCACACCCGACTCCTGATTCCGCCACACAC CGGCTCAGCTGGTGCGGAACCGGAGGCAGCGTGCTGTTGCTCGGGTCAGCGACAGATCAGTCGGCTAAAATGTTGAGAATTACAATTCGTGCGGATTTCGGAGCCCTATGGGTGCTCTTATGCATCACCTATTCACAGTTTATGACGGCGTCCTCCGATGATATTGTAGTGGCCTGCGGGGGATTTGTTAAATCCGATGTTGAAATCAATTATTCTTTGATTGAG ATTAAACTGTACACCAAACAAGGTTCCTTGAAATATCAAACGGATTGTGCCCCGATCAACGGATACTTTATGATACCAATCTATGACAAG GGAGACTTTCTTTTGAAAATTGAGCCTCCTCTCGGCTGGAGTTTTG AGCCGACCAGCGTTGATCTGCATGTGGATGGAGTGAGCGACATCTGCACTAAAGAAGAGGACATCAATTTTGTTTTCACTGGCTTTTCGGTCACAGGAACG GTTCTGAGTAAAGGCCATCTCCTGGGTCCGGCCGGAGTAGAAGTCCTACTCACCCGAGCGGGAACAGAGGAAAAACTCCAGAGTGTCGTCACACAGTCTGGAGGAAA ATACACCTTTGTCCAAGTTCTGCCTGGAAATTATGACATCACGGCTGCCCATCCCTCCTGGACCCTGGAGAAG AGCGCTACCTCTGTGTACGTCTCGAACGCCAATGCCCCAGCCGCCGACCACCTGGTCGTTGGAGGTTATGATGTCACCGGGGAGGTCCGCAGTGATGGAGAGCCCATGAAGGAGGTCACCTTCCTGCTGTATTCTGCCACAGTCAAGAAAGAG GACGTGAGTGGCTGTAACGCTTCACCAGTGGAAAGGGCCGACTCGGGGGACAGCTCTTTGAGCTACATCTGCAGCGCTCTCTCTCAGGATGACGGGACCTTCGCCTTTCCATCACTGGCCAGCGGCGAGTACACCGTG GTGCCGTTCTACAGGGGGGAAAGGATCACCTTTGATGTTGCTCCTTCCAGGATGGATTTCAAAGTGGAACACAACAGTTTGAAACTGGAG CCCATTTTCCGCGTCATGGGCTTTTCTGTGACGGGCCGAGTTCTCCACGGCCCGGAGGGGGAAGGGGTGCCGGATGCCTCGGTATCCATCAACAACCAGATCAAAG TCACCACCAGAGAAGATGGTTCCTTCAGGTTGGAGAACATGACAGCTGGCACTTACACCATCCGTGTCAACAAGGAGCTCATGTTCTTCGAGCCAATCACAGTGAAGATTGCGCCCAGCACCCCCCAGCTTCCCGAcatcatcacagcagg ATTCAGCGTCTGCGGGCAGATCTCTCTCAGCCGCCTGCCTGAGGGCATGAAGCAGCAGGGACGCTATAAAGTGACTCTGAAACACCAGGACCAAGACAAGACCTCCAGGAAGACCGTGGAGTCCGACCCGCAGGGAGTTTTCTGCTTTCAGGCCAAACCTGGAGACTACAGCGTCCAT GTCTCTCTCCCTGAGTCAGAGATGAAAGCTGGTCTggccctgcagcctcaggagctgcaggtgtccCTCGTGGACCGGCCCCTCACAGACCTCCTTTTCACCCAGTTCATGGCTTCCGTCTCTGGAAAAGTCCACTGTTTGG CGTCCTGCGATGATTTGTCAGTGACTCTCCAGCCGGTGAGtcggcagggagagaggaggtcGGTGACCTTACCTGGCAGTGGAGACACACTCAGCTTCTCCTTTGACAACGTGTTGCCTGGGAAATACAAAG TGAGTATTTCTCATGAGGAATGGTGCTGGAAGCATAAGTCTGTGGAAGTGGACGTCCTGGACGCCGACGTCTTGGGGGTCGAGTTTAGACAGATTGGCTACATCCTCCGCTGCTCCCTCTCTCATGCCATCACTTTG GAATTCTTCCAAGATGGCAGCAAACCTGAAAACGTGGGCGTGTACAACCTCTCCAAGGGAGTCAACCGTTTCTGCCTCTCCAAGCCTG GTGTTTACAAAGTCACCCCTCGCTCCTGCCATCAGTTCGAACAGGACTTCTACACGTACGACAC TTCAGCCCCCAGCATCCTGACCCTCACCGCAGTGCGGCACCACATGACGGGAATCATCACCACAGACAAGCGTCTGGATGTGACCATCACCATCAA ATCATCGATAGAGAGCGAGCCGGCGCTGGTGCTGGGCCCCCTGCGCAGCCTCGAGGAACAGAGACacgagcagcagctgcatgaaATCGATATGCGCCGCCAGGAACGCGAACGCCGCGCCGCCGAAGAGGACGGAGGAGCCCGAGACGACGGCCCCCCCATCCAGGAGAAAGCTGATGAACTCACAGGCCCGTTCCATTATGACTTTTCCCACTGGGCCAG AGCTGGAGAGAAGATCACAGTGACTCCCTCCTCCAAGGAGCTGTTGTTCTATCCTCCCGAGGTCGAGGCCACCATCACTGGAG AGTCGTGTCCGGGGAGGCTCGTGGAAATTGTTGGCCGCGCGGGACTTTTTCTCGCCGGCAAAGTGACACCCGAGCTTCAAGGCGTGGAGATTTCCATCAGCGAGCGGGGATCCAGCACGCCGCTGATCACTGTGGCCACCAATGAGCTGGGAGCGTACAG CGTGGGCCCGCTGCACAGTGACCGGCAGTACGACATCGGCGCCAGCAAAGAAGGCTTCGTGTTAAGTCCCGTGGAGGGAACCCAAGGAGACTTCAAAGCCTTCGCTCTGGCCGGCGTCACCTTCATG ATCAAATCCGAGGACGGCGTCCCCCTCGCTGGTGTCCTCCTGTCTTTAAGTGGAGCACAGTTCCGCTCCAACCTGCTGACCCAGGATACCGGGCTGCTCACCTTCAACAACCTG AGCCCTGGTCAGTACTACTTCAAACCAATGATGAAGGAGTTCCGCTTCGAGCCGGCGTCTCAAATGATCACAGTGGAGGAGGGCCAGAGTCTCAGCATCGATGTTACTGGCATCAAAACCGCTTACAG CTGCTACGGAGCGGTGCAGTCTCTGAGCGGGGACGCGGAGAGAGACGTAGCCGTGGAGGCGGTGGGACAGGACGAGTGCAGCCTCTACAGCGAGGACACCGTCACCGACGAGGAGGGGCGCTTCAGACTCAGGGGGCTGCTG CCGGGCTGCAAGTATCTGGTCCAGCTCCGAGCTGAAGGCAACGACCACATAGAGAGGGCTCTGCCGCAGCACCGATCTGTAGAG